The proteins below are encoded in one region of Candidatus Culexarchaeum yellowstonense:
- the speE gene encoding polyamine aminopropyltransferase, which produces MSGSSFKKPYINGYYMEKTSPTTYKMLKIKNKVYSKQSKYQRIEVIDFEEYGRCLVLDNLIQLSELDEHLYHEMHVHPTLISHENPEKVLILGGGDGGVLREVLKHECVKKVIMVEIDEEVIETVKKYIPNIPRGTFEDPRVKIVIDDGKRYVEETSEKFDIILMDLTDPEPSGPSIQLYGKEFFKRIKRILEEDGILLLQSSGYEMYGRKILEIQETLKEIFKYVGIYASYVPAYGGEWTFTYASDKVDVLGLGLEEISRRYMYRKLNTKYYNPELHFSLRYSMKSLLEKIKLFSEIQTKPHQSISS; this is translated from the coding sequence ATGAGCGGTTCAAGCTTCAAAAAGCCATACATAAATGGATATTACATGGAGAAAACATCACCAACAACATATAAAATGCTGAAAATTAAAAATAAGGTGTATTCAAAACAATCTAAGTATCAAAGGATAGAGGTAATAGATTTCGAAGAGTATGGAAGATGCCTAGTACTAGACAACCTAATACAATTATCAGAACTAGATGAACATTTATACCATGAAATGCACGTACACCCCACATTAATAAGCCATGAAAACCCGGAGAAAGTGCTCATACTCGGTGGAGGAGATGGAGGAGTATTAAGGGAAGTGCTGAAACATGAATGTGTAAAGAAGGTTATAATGGTGGAAATAGATGAAGAGGTTATAGAAACCGTTAAGAAATATATACCAAACATACCTAGAGGAACATTCGAAGACCCAAGAGTAAAAATAGTGATCGATGATGGAAAAAGATATGTTGAGGAAACCAGCGAAAAGTTCGACATCATACTAATGGATTTAACAGACCCAGAACCCTCAGGACCATCCATACAATTGTATGGGAAAGAATTCTTCAAGAGAATCAAGAGGATACTGGAAGAGGATGGCATACTACTCCTACAATCATCGGGATATGAAATGTATGGGAGAAAAATACTGGAAATCCAGGAAACATTGAAGGAAATATTCAAGTACGTAGGCATATATGCCAGCTATGTACCAGCATATGGTGGAGAATGGACATTCACATACGCTTCAGACAAAGTGGATGTGTTGGGATTAGGGTTGGAGGAGATATCTAGGAGATACATGTATAGGAAGCTAAACACAAAATACTATAATCCAGAACTACACTTCTCACTAAGATACTCAATGAAAAGCCTTCTTGAAAAGATAAAACTCTTCTCAGAAATTCAAACTAAGCCACATCAAAGTATATCCTCGTAA
- a CDS encoding alanyl-tRNA editing protein: protein MTIKLYLEDSYIKSFRAKVLSLEKTGDSFNLCLDRTSFYPVNGGQDHDTGVIRGVGGSFKVLRVDELDDGSVVHSGFLEGVINVGDDVEGVIDWDRRYRLMRMHTAAHILIQSVRSIYGLNVKCVSASKRVDGGHLDFSISIQRDMLNKIEALANSIVNENRPVIIRHMGLEEADSYVSRFGESLELYLRKHDVGGSIRIVEVKNWIAIPCGGTHVRSTGEIGSIKILRRESKGKGVTRIYFDVA from the coding sequence ATGACCATTAAACTCTATCTTGAAGACTCATATATCAAAAGTTTTAGAGCTAAGGTTTTGAGTTTAGAGAAAACTGGTGATTCATTTAACCTATGTTTGGATAGAACTTCATTCTATCCTGTTAATGGTGGTCAGGATCATGATACCGGGGTTATAAGAGGTGTTGGGGGATCTTTTAAGGTTTTGCGTGTGGATGAGCTTGATGATGGTAGTGTGGTTCATAGTGGTTTTCTTGAGGGGGTCATCAACGTTGGGGATGATGTTGAAGGTGTTATAGATTGGGATAGGAGGTATAGGTTGATGAGGATGCATACGGCCGCCCACATATTGATTCAATCCGTTAGGAGCATTTATGGTTTAAATGTGAAATGTGTTAGTGCGAGTAAGAGGGTTGATGGTGGACATTTGGACTTCTCTATTTCAATACAGAGGGATATGCTTAACAAAATTGAGGCTTTAGCTAACAGTATTGTTAATGAGAATAGGCCTGTAATCATTCGCCATATGGGTTTAGAGGAGGCTGACTCATATGTGTCGAGGTTTGGTGAATCCTTAGAATTGTATTTGAGGAAGCATGATGTTGGGGGATCAATTAGGATCGTTGAGGTTAAGAATTGGATAGCTATCCCCTGTGGTGGAACTCATGTTCGTAGCACTGGTGAGATTGGCTCTATAAAAATTTTGAGGAGGGAGAGTAAGGGTAAGGGGGTTACGAGGATATACTTTGATGTGGCTTAG